The following proteins are co-located in the Candidatus Eremiobacterota bacterium genome:
- the cysK gene encoding cysteine synthase A: protein MRVYDNIADTFGNTPLVRIPRVNKGLGAELLCKLESKNPAGSVKDRIGVAMIEAAERDGKLRPDSVIVEPTSGNTGIALAFVCAAKGYPLILTMPETMTTERRNLLKAYGAQLVLTPGTEGMKGAIAKAKEIVASNPAKYFQPGQFDNPANVEVHYRTTGEEIWRDTDGKVDIFVAGVGTGGTITGAGHLLKERKPSVECITVEPDTSTVLSGGSPGPHKLQGFAAGFVPSILDTHVYSEVIKASFEDSVATSRRLAREEGILCGISAGANVWAAMQVAGRSENAGKLIVVIVPDTGERYLSNPLFAEQEANVFEPALA from the coding sequence GTGCGAGTCTACGACAACATCGCCGACACCTTCGGAAACACGCCGCTCGTCCGCATCCCGCGGGTGAACAAGGGCCTGGGTGCCGAGCTGTTGTGTAAGCTGGAGTCGAAGAACCCCGCCGGCTCGGTTAAGGACCGCATCGGCGTCGCAATGATCGAAGCCGCCGAGCGCGACGGCAAGCTGCGCCCGGACTCGGTGATCGTCGAGCCGACGAGCGGCAACACGGGGATCGCGCTCGCGTTCGTCTGCGCGGCGAAAGGCTATCCGCTGATCCTGACGATGCCGGAGACGATGACGACCGAGCGGCGCAACCTGCTCAAGGCGTACGGCGCGCAGCTCGTGCTCACGCCCGGGACTGAGGGCATGAAAGGCGCGATCGCCAAAGCGAAAGAGATCGTCGCGTCGAACCCCGCCAAGTACTTCCAGCCCGGGCAGTTCGACAACCCGGCCAACGTCGAGGTCCACTACCGGACGACCGGCGAGGAGATCTGGCGCGACACCGACGGCAAGGTCGACATCTTCGTCGCCGGCGTCGGCACCGGCGGCACGATCACCGGCGCGGGCCACCTGCTCAAAGAGCGCAAGCCGTCCGTCGAGTGCATCACCGTCGAGCCCGACACCTCGACCGTGCTCTCCGGCGGCTCGCCGGGACCGCACAAGCTGCAAGGCTTCGCGGCTGGATTCGTCCCCTCGATCCTCGACACGCACGTCTACAGCGAAGTGATCAAAGCGTCGTTCGAGGATTCGGTCGCGACGTCGCGCCGGCTCGCGCGCGAGGAAGGGATCCTGTGCGGAATCTCCGCCGGCGCGAACGTGTGGGCCGCGATGCAGGTCGCGGGGCGGAGCGAGAACGCCGGCAAGCTGATCGTCGTGATCGTCCCCGACACCGGCGAGCGCTATCTCTCGAACCCGCTCTTCGCCGAGCAGGAAGCGAACGTCTTCGAACCAGCGCTCGCGTAA
- a CDS encoding alpha/beta hydrolase produces MFDGFDLSYVETGEATIRARHGGSGPPLLLLHGHPQTHVMWHLVAPRLAREFSVVAMDLRGYGESSKPPTTPDHEPYSKRAMARDAVAVMQHFGYERFDVAGHDRGGRVAYRLALDHPERVRKLATLDIIPTGEHFRRADMKFGLGYWHWFFLAQPYPLPEKLIGADPDWFFTGRPNRESVHTPEALEDYLRCYRNPETIHAACEDYRAAATYDFALDEADRGKKKIAAPLLVLWAGRGQVGVWYDVLAVWRDWCDDVRGEPIDSGHFMPEEAPDATYAALRQFFTT; encoded by the coding sequence ATGTTTGACGGGTTCGATCTTTCCTACGTCGAGACGGGCGAGGCGACGATTCGCGCGCGCCACGGCGGCAGCGGTCCGCCGCTGCTGCTGCTGCACGGCCACCCGCAGACGCACGTCATGTGGCACTTGGTCGCGCCGCGGCTCGCGCGCGAGTTCAGCGTCGTCGCGATGGACCTGCGCGGGTACGGCGAGAGCTCGAAGCCGCCGACGACGCCGGATCACGAGCCGTACTCGAAGCGCGCGATGGCGCGCGACGCGGTTGCGGTGATGCAGCATTTCGGCTACGAGCGCTTCGACGTGGCGGGACACGACCGCGGCGGCCGCGTCGCGTACCGGCTCGCGCTCGACCATCCTGAGCGCGTGCGCAAGCTCGCGACGCTCGACATCATCCCGACCGGCGAGCACTTTCGCCGCGCCGACATGAAGTTCGGCCTCGGCTACTGGCACTGGTTCTTTCTGGCGCAGCCGTACCCGCTGCCGGAGAAGCTGATCGGCGCCGATCCCGACTGGTTCTTCACCGGCCGCCCGAACCGCGAAAGCGTTCACACGCCCGAAGCGCTCGAAGACTACCTGCGTTGTTACCGCAATCCCGAAACGATTCACGCCGCCTGCGAAGACTACCGCGCCGCCGCGACGTACGACTTCGCCCTCGACGAAGCCGACCGCGGGAAAAAGAAGATCGCGGCGCCGCTGCTGGTGCTGTGGGCGGGGCGCGGCCAAGTCGGCGTGTGGTACGACGTGCTGGCCGTCTGGCGCGACTGGTGCGACGACGTGCGCGGTGAACCGATCGACAGCGGACATTTCATGCCGGAGGAAGCCCCCGACGCGACGTACGCCGCGCTGCGCCAATTTTTCACAACGTAA
- a CDS encoding amino acid permease, which translates to MSVRPAAKLGIFYVAMVSTAAGFSVRNLPSMAVEGWPLIFWYVVATALFLVPLGLTAAELASAWPKDGGVYDWVAEAFGERTGFMSVWSIVVLNLPWYPTVLAFVAVSLAFGFDPALQDNRLFVAGVMIAIFWLLTLVSLRGPVTAAQFTSFGTLFGSIVPALALIVAGVAWIAAGKHVALPPLTLARLMPAWDAGKIPFVSSLLLAFTGLEVSGYYALAVRDPQRDYPKAMLLALLAISGLSIFATLAIALTVPAEKISLSGGVVQTFAVISNEFGVGWAAPVLAVLTALGALALMCAWLVGPLLSLAAVARHGMLPPIFRSLSVRQVPAAIMLWQCAVVTVIATGFALVPQVNQAYWILTAAVTALLAFYYLPIFAAVIRLRYTQPNAARPFRIPGGIAVVWFVAGTGFAATAFAVLVALAPPDTVKAIPSTVYAGGMIVLALVWMIPWAVFLAVRRASWLA; encoded by the coding sequence GTGAGCGTGCGGCCGGCGGCGAAGCTCGGCATCTTCTACGTCGCGATGGTCAGCACGGCGGCGGGGTTCTCGGTGCGCAACCTGCCGAGCATGGCGGTCGAAGGCTGGCCGCTGATCTTCTGGTACGTCGTCGCGACGGCGCTGTTCTTGGTCCCGCTCGGGCTGACCGCGGCCGAGCTCGCCTCGGCGTGGCCGAAAGACGGCGGCGTCTACGACTGGGTCGCGGAAGCGTTCGGCGAGCGGACCGGCTTCATGTCGGTCTGGTCGATCGTCGTCCTGAACCTGCCGTGGTATCCGACGGTGCTGGCGTTCGTCGCGGTCTCGCTCGCGTTCGGCTTCGATCCGGCGTTGCAGGACAACCGGCTTTTCGTCGCCGGCGTGATGATCGCGATCTTCTGGCTGCTGACGCTCGTGAGCCTGCGCGGGCCGGTCACCGCGGCGCAGTTCACGTCGTTCGGAACGTTGTTCGGCTCGATCGTTCCGGCGCTCGCATTGATCGTCGCCGGGGTCGCGTGGATCGCCGCCGGAAAACACGTCGCGCTCCCGCCGCTCACCCTCGCGCGTTTGATGCCGGCGTGGGATGCGGGCAAGATTCCGTTCGTCTCCTCGCTGCTGCTCGCGTTCACCGGGCTCGAAGTCTCCGGATACTACGCGCTCGCCGTGCGCGATCCGCAGCGCGACTATCCGAAAGCGATGCTGCTCGCGCTGCTCGCGATCTCGGGGCTGAGCATCTTCGCCACGCTCGCGATCGCGCTCACCGTCCCGGCGGAGAAGATCAGCCTCAGCGGCGGCGTCGTGCAGACCTTCGCCGTCATTTCGAACGAGTTCGGCGTCGGCTGGGCCGCGCCGGTGCTCGCGGTTCTCACCGCGCTCGGCGCGCTCGCGCTGATGTGCGCCTGGCTCGTCGGGCCGCTGCTGAGCCTCGCGGCGGTCGCGCGGCACGGCATGCTGCCGCCGATCTTCCGCAGCCTGAGCGTGCGCCAGGTTCCAGCGGCGATCATGCTATGGCAATGCGCCGTCGTTACCGTCATCGCGACCGGCTTCGCGCTGGTTCCGCAGGTGAACCAGGCGTACTGGATCCTCACCGCCGCGGTGACCGCGCTGCTGGCGTTCTACTACCTGCCGATCTTCGCGGCCGTCATTCGGCTGCGCTACACGCAGCCCAACGCGGCGCGCCCGTTCCGCATTCCCGGCGGAATCGCCGTCGTGTGGTTCGTCGCGGGAACCGGTTTCGCCGCGACCGCGTTCGCCGTGCTGGTCGCGCTGGCGCCGCCGGACACCGTCAAGGCGATCCCAAGCACCGTCTACGCCGGCGGGATGATCGTCCTTGCGTTGGTGTGGATGATTCCCTGGGCGGTCTTCCTCGCCGTTCGGAGAGCGTCGTGGCTGGCGTAG
- a CDS encoding Lrp/AsnC ligand binding domain-containing protein: MITAIVLMNVEPGRVRTLAEELLSIDGVTECYSVAGPYDLVAIVRVREHEQLSDLVTERIASHAGITATETLIAFRSFAKRDLGMVWDIGAD, translated from the coding sequence GTGATCACCGCGATCGTCCTGATGAACGTCGAGCCGGGGCGCGTTCGTACGCTGGCCGAGGAGCTGCTCAGCATCGACGGCGTGACCGAGTGCTACAGCGTCGCCGGCCCGTACGATCTGGTCGCGATCGTGCGCGTGCGCGAGCACGAGCAGCTCAGCGACTTGGTCACCGAGCGAATCGCTTCGCACGCCGGGATCACCGCCACCGAGACGCTCATCGCCTTCCGCTCGTTCGCGAAGCGCGACTTGGGGATGGTCTGGGACATCGGCGCCGACTGA
- a CDS encoding ATP-dependent DNA ligase, with amino-acid sequence MIAFARACAAIASTASKLEKIALVANYLAELDDADLAPATRFFTGNPFPQAQERSLAVGGRTIVEAAETTWGVDDAALGVAYRATGDLGAALGPFVRPSHDLGLFRETLTPARLYALLLEIADAAGKNAQKRRRVLCERIFSACTDPLEATYVVKIMTGELRIGLREGLVVDAVAQAFARDPRAVRRAASAAGDLGAVALAAKHDALDQVTIAYHAPIAFMLASPIAYGSEYKDLAAASWLVEDKYDGIRVQAHVTPERVSLFSRTLNDVAASYPEVAAALRALPGSLALDGELVAVREERVLPFRFLQARLQRKEVAPELLREVPVRYVAFDALARNEEFLLDAPLAERRARLAELLANANGALEVAPWTALEAGASAEAIHERFEDSRARGNEGLVFKRTDSPYTPGRRGKSWLKLKRELATLDCVVVAVERGHGRRVNVLSDYTFAVRNGDELAVIGKAYSGLTDVEIAEMTEWFEAHRLPPSEQRAAYKRLDLKRHETVVEPKIVVEIAFDIIQKSDLHKSGFALRFPRIVRLRPDKRPADADTLERVAEIYAEMLAREGIEAG; translated from the coding sequence GTGATCGCCTTTGCCCGAGCCTGCGCTGCGATCGCCTCGACCGCGAGCAAGCTAGAGAAGATCGCCCTCGTCGCAAACTATCTCGCCGAGCTGGACGATGCGGACCTCGCCCCGGCGACGCGCTTCTTCACCGGCAACCCGTTCCCGCAGGCGCAGGAACGCAGCCTTGCCGTCGGCGGGCGCACGATCGTCGAAGCGGCGGAGACGACGTGGGGCGTCGACGACGCGGCGCTCGGCGTCGCGTACCGCGCAACCGGAGATCTCGGCGCGGCGCTCGGGCCGTTCGTGCGGCCCTCGCACGACTTGGGCTTGTTCCGCGAGACGCTGACGCCGGCACGGCTCTACGCGCTGCTGCTCGAGATCGCCGACGCGGCGGGGAAGAACGCGCAGAAACGCCGGCGCGTCCTGTGCGAGCGCATCTTCTCGGCCTGCACCGATCCGCTCGAGGCGACGTACGTCGTGAAGATCATGACCGGCGAGCTGCGGATCGGGCTGCGCGAAGGCTTGGTGGTCGACGCCGTCGCGCAGGCGTTCGCGCGCGATCCGCGCGCGGTGCGGCGCGCGGCGAGCGCGGCCGGCGACCTCGGCGCCGTCGCGCTGGCGGCCAAGCACGACGCGCTCGACCAGGTCACGATCGCCTACCACGCGCCGATCGCGTTCATGCTCGCCTCGCCGATCGCGTACGGCTCCGAGTACAAGGACCTCGCCGCGGCGAGTTGGCTGGTCGAGGACAAGTATGACGGCATCCGCGTTCAAGCGCACGTGACGCCCGAGCGGGTCTCGCTGTTCTCGCGGACGCTCAACGACGTCGCCGCGTCGTATCCCGAAGTCGCCGCAGCGCTGCGCGCGCTCCCCGGCTCGTTGGCGCTCGACGGCGAGCTCGTCGCGGTGCGCGAGGAGCGCGTGCTGCCGTTCCGGTTTCTGCAAGCGCGCCTGCAGCGCAAGGAAGTCGCGCCCGAGCTGCTGCGTGAGGTGCCCGTTCGCTACGTCGCCTTCGACGCGCTCGCGCGCAATGAAGAGTTCTTGCTCGACGCCCCGCTCGCCGAACGCCGCGCGCGCCTCGCGGAGCTGCTGGCGAACGCCAACGGCGCGCTGGAGGTCGCGCCGTGGACCGCGCTCGAAGCGGGCGCGAGCGCCGAAGCGATTCACGAGCGCTTCGAGGACTCCCGCGCGCGCGGCAACGAGGGACTGGTGTTCAAGCGCACGGACTCGCCGTACACGCCGGGCCGCCGGGGCAAGTCGTGGCTGAAGCTCAAGCGCGAGCTCGCGACGCTGGACTGCGTCGTGGTCGCCGTCGAGCGCGGCCACGGCCGCCGCGTGAACGTCCTCTCCGACTACACTTTCGCCGTCCGCAACGGCGACGAGCTCGCGGTGATCGGCAAGGCCTACAGCGGCCTCACCGACGTCGAGATCGCCGAAATGACCGAATGGTTCGAAGCCCACCGCCTCCCGCCCAGCGAGCAGCGCGCGGCCTACAAACGACTCGACCTCAAGCGCCACGAGACCGTCGTCGAGCCGAAGATCGTCGTCGAGATCGCCTTCGACATCATCCAGAAAAGCGATTTGCACAAGAGCGGCTTCGCGCTGCGCTTCCCGCGCATCGTCCGCCTGCGCCCCGACAAACGCCCCGCAGACGCCGACACGCTGGAGCGGGTCGCGGAGATCTACGCCGAGATGCTCGCGCGCGAAGGGATTGAAGCCGGCTAA
- a CDS encoding NUDIX hydrolase, protein MRADRVELPSGVVVEDYFVRESRGFCVVFALTPDQHVLLVRQYKHGIGEIVTELPAGMIDEGETPQACAARELLEETGYAGAPPELVRTFLADPTNATAQFHLYLVRDAVHTAEQRFDVTEEIDVELATVDEVRAMALDGRIAAGSQVAAALVALAHLGR, encoded by the coding sequence TTGCGCGCCGACCGTGTCGAACTCCCGAGCGGCGTCGTCGTCGAGGACTACTTCGTGCGCGAATCGCGCGGATTCTGCGTCGTCTTCGCGCTCACGCCCGATCAGCACGTTCTGCTCGTCAGGCAATACAAGCACGGCATCGGCGAGATCGTCACCGAGCTTCCCGCCGGAATGATCGACGAAGGCGAAACGCCGCAAGCCTGCGCGGCGCGCGAGCTGCTCGAAGAGACCGGCTACGCCGGCGCGCCGCCGGAGCTCGTGCGCACCTTTCTCGCCGATCCAACGAACGCTACCGCGCAGTTTCATCTCTATCTCGTGCGGGACGCCGTCCACACCGCCGAGCAGCGCTTCGACGTGACCGAGGAGATCGACGTCGAGCTGGCTACGGTCGACGAGGTGCGCGCGATGGCCCTCGACGGCAGAATCGCGGCCGGCTCGCAGGTCGCCGCCGCGCTCGTCGCGCTCGCGCACTTGGGGCGCTAA